In Arthrobacter sp. B3I9, the following are encoded in one genomic region:
- a CDS encoding TIGR02680 family protein, which yields MTNTHISGHDTAETLARHNPHRWRMSRAGLINVWYYYDTTFDCSGGRLVLRGTNGSGKSRVLEMLLPYLLDADRRKMDATGSGKVRLQDLMKAGAESGNREGYLWLELERDLAEDDSSDGSHEHLTLGAFIRFSQSTGDAKVWYFTTPLRVGNELQLISPAREVLSRDQLTTLVGADRITDTPEAHRDRVRSTVYGLTGESGRDRYIGLMQLTHTLRSPDVGNRIEEGRLPQILSDALPPLSEAALNAAGEQLDGLSETRAGQERLELAYHQVNTFFGTYRRYAAGVLGGAAAAAEEAAMTARQAAQHADRRQADHRDLLRQHSDVEGTIAELATTEAELEATITGIKSSAAYANARDLDDRERKISALARSADSALSEAAAARRTEASSASDASTRADDAAQAAQEAAQGLAAARDQLRSAGAPTNIAETAAVRAVPAARITNIIRTRRDADPESVARPIVAALDVTPADIPAEQARLTLITQAAKTRQGQAGTRLDQARRLEKQERAVTDADQRAEAEQARAERAADEAAETADRLDTAVSALADQWRAWTSAPQTSAALGEVDFEHGPLGAFLADPDSGRADPALLDKLDRMATVGATVARQRHASALATLDTAEKADQLQRAQLENEQAQLLAAVDPAPAGPPWLGRGPEGSVPLWQAVDFADGVSDADRAGIESALLASGLLLGSVTGDGTLHARDGQLLLRGTGPSAGGSLAQALTIVPTTAHPDAVAAVLERIGYGPDSHTTWVGTDGTWGNGPVTGRHLAGPAQHIGAAARASARAARLSSIAAELETLDDAVLGRTAARAKVGRDQEQLEIVVATAPRSQPVATAAALTAAAANRSESANAAALTALEQAQQLRRKWTTALTAHRDACAAFSLPTGTDSLSQVQRDAAEAARLCDTAAKSLQRLAAALARHAAVIDRAELHAEERIGAEARADVEWRTWHSEEAEFAAVRATVGADAASVRKDLGEAEGELIRVRAELGTERTRESGLAQKAGHAESEATVARERATSAHRKLEAAAAALQQLLDLPGVAASALSSPLGPLSIAEVTDKSVRAAAGAVTAALQGQHTADENALIRAQQALEREISGTFDVLAEIKDGVRLIELSDASGRRTIAAAATELARQRDEGKAALSDREHRVFTDFVLGGVADELRRRLDQASTLVAAMNTSLSSIRTSHGIGVRLRWNLAESAGPSAARIRELVTTAAALRTTAATAELTDLLKARVEESFAADASAGYAEHLRSALDYRAWHMVEVFILGPATGQQRRLTRSAKLSQGETRFVSYVTLFAAVDAYLSSLPDSGRALRLLLLDDAFAKVDDPTIAELMGLLVRLDIDFAMTGHALWGMYPQVPALDCYEVRRRQDGPAVTTHMHWDGRNRHLRAAR from the coding sequence ATGACTAACACCCATATCTCCGGTCACGACACCGCTGAAACCCTCGCCCGCCACAACCCGCACCGGTGGCGGATGAGCCGCGCTGGACTGATCAACGTCTGGTACTACTACGACACCACGTTCGACTGCTCCGGCGGCCGTCTCGTGCTGCGCGGCACGAACGGATCCGGCAAGTCCCGCGTACTGGAGATGCTGCTGCCGTACCTCCTCGACGCGGACCGGCGCAAAATGGACGCCACCGGCTCCGGCAAGGTCCGCCTTCAGGACCTAATGAAGGCCGGCGCAGAGTCCGGCAACAGGGAAGGCTACCTGTGGCTGGAACTGGAGCGGGACCTGGCCGAGGACGATTCCTCTGATGGCAGCCACGAGCACCTGACGCTCGGCGCGTTCATCCGGTTCTCGCAGTCCACCGGGGACGCGAAAGTCTGGTACTTCACCACCCCGCTGCGTGTCGGAAACGAATTGCAGCTTATATCGCCGGCCCGGGAGGTCCTCTCCCGCGACCAGCTGACCACACTGGTCGGCGCCGATCGAATCACTGATACCCCTGAGGCACACCGCGACCGAGTACGCAGCACCGTGTACGGCCTGACGGGTGAGTCCGGCCGAGACCGGTACATCGGGCTTATGCAGCTGACGCACACCCTGCGCTCTCCCGACGTAGGGAACCGCATCGAAGAGGGACGCCTTCCGCAGATCCTTTCCGATGCCCTGCCTCCCCTGAGCGAGGCGGCCCTGAACGCAGCCGGTGAACAGCTCGACGGTCTGTCCGAGACGCGTGCAGGGCAGGAACGCCTTGAGCTGGCCTACCATCAGGTCAACACCTTCTTCGGCACGTACCGTCGCTACGCCGCCGGCGTCCTCGGCGGCGCCGCCGCCGCTGCCGAGGAAGCGGCAATGACAGCCCGGCAGGCCGCGCAGCACGCCGACCGGCGCCAGGCAGATCACCGCGATCTTCTGCGCCAGCACAGTGACGTGGAGGGTACGATAGCCGAGCTCGCCACCACCGAGGCTGAGCTCGAAGCGACCATCACCGGCATCAAGTCGTCAGCAGCCTACGCCAACGCCCGCGATCTCGACGACCGGGAGCGGAAGATCTCCGCGCTGGCCAGGTCCGCGGACAGCGCCCTGTCAGAGGCCGCCGCAGCCCGGCGCACCGAGGCTTCATCTGCAAGCGACGCCTCCACCCGCGCCGACGATGCCGCCCAGGCCGCACAGGAAGCCGCCCAGGGGCTCGCCGCAGCCCGCGACCAGCTGCGCTCCGCCGGCGCGCCCACGAACATCGCCGAGACGGCTGCGGTGCGCGCAGTGCCGGCCGCTCGCATCACGAACATCATCCGCACCCGCCGCGACGCCGACCCCGAATCCGTGGCCCGTCCGATCGTCGCCGCCCTGGACGTCACCCCCGCCGACATCCCAGCCGAGCAGGCCCGGCTCACTCTCATAACCCAAGCCGCGAAGACCCGTCAGGGGCAGGCCGGCACCCGGCTTGACCAGGCCCGGCGACTGGAGAAGCAGGAACGGGCCGTCACCGACGCCGACCAGCGCGCCGAAGCGGAACAGGCCCGCGCCGAGCGTGCCGCAGACGAAGCGGCCGAAACTGCCGACCGCCTCGACACCGCCGTGAGCGCGCTGGCGGATCAGTGGCGGGCCTGGACCAGCGCACCGCAGACGTCCGCGGCTCTGGGCGAAGTCGACTTCGAACACGGCCCGCTCGGCGCTTTCCTTGCAGACCCAGATTCCGGCCGGGCCGACCCCGCACTCCTGGACAAGCTCGACCGGATGGCCACCGTCGGAGCGACCGTCGCCCGTCAGCGGCACGCCTCCGCCCTCGCCACCCTGGACACCGCGGAAAAGGCGGACCAGCTACAACGGGCCCAGCTTGAGAACGAGCAAGCCCAACTGCTCGCAGCCGTCGACCCAGCCCCGGCCGGACCGCCCTGGCTGGGCAGGGGTCCCGAGGGATCTGTCCCGCTGTGGCAGGCAGTCGACTTTGCCGACGGCGTCTCTGATGCGGACCGGGCCGGGATCGAGAGCGCCCTCCTAGCTTCCGGCCTGCTGCTCGGCTCCGTCACCGGCGACGGAACACTGCACGCCCGCGACGGGCAACTCCTCCTCCGCGGAACTGGCCCCTCGGCCGGCGGCTCCCTCGCGCAGGCCCTCACGATCGTCCCGACCACCGCTCACCCGGACGCTGTCGCCGCGGTACTCGAGCGGATCGGATACGGCCCCGACTCGCACACCACCTGGGTTGGCACCGACGGCACCTGGGGGAACGGCCCCGTGACCGGCCGGCACCTAGCCGGTCCCGCCCAGCACATCGGCGCCGCCGCCCGCGCCAGCGCCCGCGCGGCACGGCTTTCCTCGATCGCCGCCGAACTCGAAACCCTCGACGATGCCGTCCTCGGGCGCACAGCGGCGCGCGCCAAGGTTGGCCGAGACCAGGAACAGCTCGAAATCGTCGTCGCCACAGCGCCGCGCAGCCAACCAGTCGCGACCGCGGCCGCCCTCACCGCCGCAGCGGCAAACCGGTCCGAGAGCGCCAACGCCGCCGCCCTCACAGCCCTCGAGCAGGCGCAGCAACTGCGCCGCAAATGGACCACGGCGCTGACTGCCCACCGCGATGCCTGCGCAGCATTCAGCCTTCCCACCGGGACGGACTCCCTGAGCCAGGTCCAGCGGGACGCCGCCGAAGCAGCCAGGCTGTGCGACACCGCAGCCAAGTCCCTGCAGCGCCTCGCGGCCGCTCTTGCACGGCACGCTGCCGTCATCGATCGGGCCGAACTCCACGCGGAGGAGCGCATCGGCGCAGAAGCTCGCGCCGACGTCGAATGGCGGACGTGGCACTCAGAGGAGGCCGAGTTCGCCGCTGTCCGCGCAACCGTTGGCGCCGACGCAGCCAGCGTCCGCAAGGACTTGGGTGAGGCTGAGGGCGAGCTGATCCGGGTCCGCGCCGAGCTCGGCACCGAACGTACCCGGGAGTCCGGCCTCGCACAGAAGGCCGGCCACGCCGAGTCCGAGGCAACGGTCGCCCGTGAGCGGGCAACCTCTGCACACCGCAAATTGGAGGCTGCCGCTGCCGCCCTCCAGCAACTACTGGATCTGCCCGGCGTCGCCGCCTCTGCGCTGTCCTCACCGCTCGGTCCTCTGTCCATCGCCGAGGTCACCGATAAATCGGTGCGCGCCGCCGCAGGCGCCGTGACCGCTGCCCTTCAGGGCCAACACACCGCAGACGAGAACGCCCTCATCCGGGCACAGCAGGCACTCGAACGAGAGATCAGTGGCACTTTCGACGTCCTTGCCGAGATCAAAGACGGCGTACGACTCATCGAGCTGTCCGACGCCTCCGGCCGGCGCACCATCGCCGCAGCCGCAACAGAGCTCGCCCGGCAGCGCGATGAGGGCAAGGCCGCTCTGTCGGACCGCGAACACCGCGTTTTCACCGATTTTGTTCTAGGGGGGGTCGCCGACGAACTCCGCCGGAGACTGGACCAGGCCTCGACGCTCGTGGCAGCGATGAATACGTCGCTGTCCTCGATACGGACCAGCCACGGCATTGGGGTCCGACTGCGGTGGAACCTCGCGGAGAGCGCCGGCCCGTCCGCGGCCCGAATCCGCGAACTGGTCACGACCGCGGCCGCGCTGCGCACCACCGCGGCTACCGCCGAGCTGACCGACCTCCTGAAGGCACGCGTCGAGGAGTCATTCGCTGCGGACGCCTCCGCCGGGTACGCCGAGCACCTTCGCAGCGCCCTGGACTACCGAGCCTGGCACATGGTCGAGGTCTTCATCCTCGGACCGGCCACCGGGCAACAGCGTCGGCTGACGCGCAGCGCGAAGCTGTCCCAAGGCGAGACCCGCTTCGTTTCCTACGTAACCCTGTTCGCCGCTGTCGACGCGTACTTGTCCAGTCTTCCCGACAGCGGACGGGCGCTGCGTCTGCTGCTGCTCGATGATGCGTTCGCCAAGGTCGATGACCCAACCATCGCTGAACTAATGGGGCTTCTGGTCCGCCTCGACATCGACTTCGCGATGACCGGACACGCGCTGTGGGGCATGTACCCGCAGGTTCCTGCCCTGGACTGCTACGAGGTCAGGCGTCGTCAGGACGGCCCTGCAGTAACTACGCACATGCACTGGGACGGCCGCAACCGGCACCTGCGGGCCGCTCGATGA
- a CDS encoding TIGR02679 family protein, translated as MSLVVDDTGADLLSGMLATPVTAGAVRVRLDRLDARLRDSAAQAGLSAVVEALTGTPLRDRAAAREQSEVSRASVWARLDGAIAGAGLACAPWVPKFIDGVRQAGLLTRAGEETANRCADRTGAVLTALGTRTDLSAPDPGSPGPGPVWELAELASRCTGTAHGLDDGTLTSALVLRAAAAALGEPVPDRAATRRALWERLGVVTDVLSGTVLAWGLRPPGTGPWCQMMRSRAGLGLVTHLNVHELRAAGPGALLASPGTVVSVCENPQVMQAAARAGVPGVLLCLSGNPASAGLLALDRLIADGNVVRYHGDFDWPGVAIAGRVLASGATPWRLTAGDYEAAVSSLPADEMLSLEGKPVPTPWDPGLAVVMARQGVAVHEESLLGQLLADLS; from the coding sequence GTGAGTTTGGTCGTCGACGACACCGGCGCGGATCTGCTCTCCGGTATGCTGGCGACTCCTGTCACCGCGGGAGCGGTACGGGTTCGTTTGGACCGCCTCGATGCCCGGCTGCGTGACTCCGCCGCGCAGGCCGGACTTTCCGCTGTCGTTGAGGCGTTGACAGGGACACCGCTAAGAGACCGGGCCGCGGCACGGGAGCAATCCGAGGTCTCCCGTGCGTCCGTCTGGGCACGGCTGGACGGGGCCATAGCGGGTGCCGGCCTGGCGTGCGCGCCATGGGTGCCAAAGTTCATCGACGGCGTCCGACAGGCTGGCTTGCTCACCCGCGCTGGCGAGGAGACCGCCAACCGCTGCGCGGACCGAACCGGCGCTGTCCTGACCGCGCTCGGAACTCGCACCGACCTCAGCGCGCCTGATCCGGGGTCGCCGGGACCGGGGCCGGTGTGGGAGCTGGCCGAGCTCGCGTCTCGGTGCACTGGAACGGCACACGGACTTGACGACGGCACACTGACCAGCGCGCTTGTACTTCGAGCTGCAGCAGCAGCGCTTGGCGAGCCGGTGCCCGACCGTGCTGCTACGCGGCGAGCCCTGTGGGAGCGGCTCGGCGTCGTCACCGACGTCCTCTCGGGAACGGTCCTCGCCTGGGGTCTGCGCCCGCCCGGCACCGGCCCGTGGTGCCAGATGATGCGTTCCCGCGCCGGCCTTGGCCTGGTCACCCACCTGAATGTGCATGAGCTGCGCGCTGCCGGGCCCGGCGCACTCCTCGCCAGCCCTGGAACGGTCGTGTCCGTGTGTGAGAACCCGCAGGTGATGCAGGCCGCGGCCAGGGCGGGGGTTCCTGGAGTGCTGTTGTGCCTGTCAGGCAACCCTGCGAGTGCAGGTTTGCTGGCCCTGGATCGACTCATCGCCGACGGTAACGTCGTGCGGTATCATGGCGACTTTGACTGGCCCGGAGTCGCGATCGCCGGCCGCGTCCTAGCCTCTGGCGCCACGCCCTGGCGTCTCACCGCAGGTGACTATGAGGCGGCGGTGAGTAGCCTGCCCGCCGATGAAATGCTTTCACTCGAGGGTAAGCCGGTCCCGACACCGTGGGATCCGGGCCTCGCTGTTGTTATGGCCCGGCAGGGAGTGGCCGTACACGAGGAGTCGCTCCTAGGTCAGTTGCTCGCGGACCTCTCCTAG
- a CDS encoding LacI family DNA-binding transcriptional regulator — protein sequence MVTIRDVAKHAGVSPATVSRVVNGLVGYSDETRERVENAVKSLSYETDYLARGLKTRQTSVIGLLAPMVSDALASQVMQGVEEEAQERGYAVMLGRTGAKSAYIAGYLRTLRTYRAAGVILISAVITPETRQLLGPNVPIISVAISDKSGSPSVAIDDEQAAYDATRHLLRLGHRRIGLLAGDPASVHVAHPRQRGYLRAMTEAKCTPVTATGSFFYESGAAGVDDLLQQEPGLTAIFAMSDEMGAAVVNELQRRGLRVPEDVSVLGFDNTSTSLHVNPPLSTMAQPLEDMGRMAVKKLLRSRDLGPKIMPHRLIERGSTAPPSSKPRSQAPVSEAQPEDQVLVS from the coding sequence GTGGTCACCATCCGCGATGTCGCCAAGCACGCCGGCGTCTCCCCGGCCACTGTTTCCCGGGTCGTCAATGGACTCGTCGGCTACTCCGACGAAACCCGAGAGCGCGTCGAGAATGCGGTCAAGAGCCTCTCCTACGAAACGGACTACCTCGCCCGCGGCCTTAAGACCCGGCAGACCTCCGTGATCGGCCTCCTCGCCCCCATGGTCTCCGATGCCCTGGCCTCCCAGGTCATGCAGGGCGTCGAGGAGGAAGCCCAGGAGCGCGGCTACGCCGTGATGCTCGGCCGCACCGGCGCCAAGTCCGCCTACATCGCCGGCTACCTCCGGACCCTCCGCACCTATCGCGCCGCCGGCGTCATCCTCATCTCCGCCGTGATCACACCAGAGACGCGCCAGCTGCTGGGACCCAACGTCCCCATCATCTCCGTCGCCATCAGCGACAAATCCGGCTCCCCCAGCGTCGCCATCGACGACGAGCAGGCCGCCTACGACGCGACCCGGCACCTGCTCCGGCTCGGCCACCGACGCATCGGCCTCCTTGCCGGTGACCCGGCGTCGGTCCACGTGGCCCACCCCCGCCAGCGCGGCTACCTCCGCGCCATGACCGAGGCGAAATGCACCCCCGTCACCGCGACCGGCAGCTTCTTCTACGAGAGCGGCGCCGCCGGCGTCGACGACCTGCTGCAGCAGGAACCCGGCCTCACCGCGATCTTCGCGATGAGCGACGAGATGGGCGCCGCCGTCGTCAATGAACTGCAGCGCCGCGGGCTCCGGGTGCCGGAGGACGTCTCCGTCCTCGGGTTCGACAACACCTCGACCTCCCTGCACGTGAACCCGCCCCTGAGCACCATGGCGCAGCCGCTCGAGGACATGGGACGGATGGCCGTGAAGAAGCTGCTCCGCTCCCGGGACCTCGGGCCGAAGATCATGCCGCACCGGCTGATCGAGCGCGGTTCCACCGCGCCGCCCAGCTCAAAGCCACGGAGCCAAGCGCCGGTCAGCGAAGCCCAACCCGAAGACCAGGTCCTGGTCAGCTAG
- a CDS encoding extracellular solute-binding protein: MRQRRHTWQTLLTTTATVAVAAVALTGCGGTATEAKSTPKATAASFEGKGPINYVSNRDASGAANKTIEEWNAAHPEEKVTFIELPDSADQQRQQLIQNAQIKSDTFSVLNLDVVWTSEFAANKWILPLPADAVPTDKMIPATVNAATYRDTLVGAPYYTDGALFYFRSDLLKAAGIAAPPKTWDEMKTACKSILALPEAAGMSCYAGQFDKNEALTVNFSEAVASAGGHVVDADGKPTVDTAEAKKGLNLLVDGFKEGLFPSDAITYLEEQGRRAFQDGKLVFMRNWPFVHASLSATDGSSKVNGKFDITSIPGTDGPRRLHPRRPQPGDLPVHPE; the protein is encoded by the coding sequence ATGAGGCAGCGCCGCCACACCTGGCAGACTCTTCTCACCACCACCGCAACTGTCGCCGTCGCCGCCGTCGCCCTCACGGGCTGCGGCGGAACCGCCACGGAAGCCAAGAGCACCCCGAAGGCCACCGCAGCGTCCTTCGAGGGCAAGGGCCCCATCAACTACGTCTCCAACCGCGATGCCTCCGGCGCCGCGAACAAGACCATCGAGGAATGGAACGCCGCGCACCCGGAGGAAAAGGTCACGTTCATCGAACTGCCCGACTCCGCGGACCAGCAGCGCCAGCAGCTCATCCAGAACGCGCAGATCAAGTCGGACACCTTCAGCGTGCTGAACCTGGACGTCGTCTGGACCTCCGAGTTCGCCGCCAACAAGTGGATCCTGCCGCTGCCCGCGGACGCCGTCCCCACGGACAAGATGATCCCCGCCACGGTCAACGCCGCGACGTACCGGGACACCCTGGTGGGCGCCCCGTACTACACCGACGGCGCACTGTTCTACTTCCGCTCCGACCTGCTGAAGGCCGCCGGCATCGCCGCCCCGCCGAAGACCTGGGACGAGATGAAGACCGCCTGCAAGTCCATCCTCGCCCTCCCCGAGGCCGCGGGCATGTCCTGCTACGCGGGCCAGTTCGACAAGAACGAGGCCCTGACGGTCAACTTCTCCGAGGCCGTGGCCTCCGCCGGCGGGCACGTGGTTGACGCCGACGGCAAGCCCACCGTGGACACCGCCGAGGCCAAGAAGGGCCTGAACCTGCTGGTGGACGGCTTCAAGGAAGGTCTCTTCCCGTCCGACGCCATCACGTACCTCGAGGAGCAGGGCCGCCGCGCGTTCCAGGACGGCAAGCTCGTCTTCATGCGCAACTGGCCCTTCGTGCACGCCTCCCTCAGCGCCACGGACGGCTCCAGCAAGGTGAACGGCAAGTTCGACATCACCTCCATCCCCGGCACCGACGGCCCCCGGCGTCTCCACCCTCGGCGGCCGCAGCCTGGCGATCTCCCCGTTCACCCCGAATAA
- a CDS encoding carbohydrate ABC transporter permease, giving the protein MTTTTASPAGAQTGTPQTGSPRRRGKRTAGEGRMATMLLSPTILVLALVIVYPLLSAVHQSLFRAETGLDADGFVSDVEAFVGLANYADLFAGESGRRFLNAFANTTFFTLTTVLLETVLGLCMALAMNRAFRGRAFLRASILVPWAVPTAVSGLLWRWIFQSDGIANTLLGSEILWTAEGNASKVAVIIAEVWKTAPFIGLLVLAGMQIIPGEVYEAAKIDGAGWWRQLGSITLPLVKPTLLVAVLFRMLDALRMFDLPFVLVGPGKESVETLSMLAWDESNQLRYGSASAFAVMLFLYVAVVAIVFVKVLGADVTGAKELKLISKKSRTKSASIQKAEATR; this is encoded by the coding sequence ATGACGACGACGACCGCCTCGCCCGCCGGCGCGCAGACCGGCACGCCCCAGACAGGCAGCCCGCGCAGACGCGGCAAACGCACCGCCGGCGAAGGCCGCATGGCCACGATGCTGCTCTCCCCCACCATCCTGGTGCTGGCCCTGGTGATCGTGTACCCGCTGCTCTCCGCGGTGCACCAGTCCCTGTTCCGCGCCGAAACCGGCCTGGACGCGGACGGTTTCGTCTCCGACGTCGAAGCCTTCGTGGGCTTGGCCAACTACGCCGACCTCTTCGCAGGCGAATCCGGCCGGCGCTTCCTGAACGCCTTCGCCAACACCACCTTCTTCACTCTCACCACGGTGCTCCTCGAGACCGTGCTGGGCCTCTGCATGGCCCTCGCCATGAACCGCGCCTTCCGCGGCCGGGCCTTCCTCCGCGCCAGCATCCTGGTCCCGTGGGCCGTGCCCACCGCCGTCTCCGGCCTGCTGTGGCGCTGGATCTTCCAGTCCGACGGCATCGCCAACACCCTGCTCGGCAGCGAAATCCTCTGGACCGCCGAAGGCAACGCCTCCAAGGTGGCCGTCATCATCGCCGAAGTCTGGAAGACCGCGCCGTTCATCGGCCTGCTGGTCCTCGCCGGCATGCAGATCATCCCCGGCGAAGTCTACGAAGCGGCCAAGATCGACGGCGCCGGCTGGTGGCGCCAGCTCGGCTCCATCACCCTCCCGCTGGTCAAGCCCACCCTGCTGGTGGCCGTGCTGTTCCGCATGCTCGACGCGCTGCGCATGTTCGACCTGCCCTTCGTGCTGGTGGGCCCCGGCAAGGAATCCGTGGAAACCCTCTCCATGCTGGCCTGGGACGAATCCAACCAGCTCCGCTACGGCTCCGCCTCCGCGTTCGCCGTCATGCTCTTCCTGTACGTCGCCGTCGTCGCGATCGTCTTCGTCAAGGTCCTTGGCGCCGACGTCACCGGCGCCAAGGAACTGAAGCTGATCTCGAAGAAGTCCCGCACCAAGTCCGCCAGCATCCAGAAGGCCGAGGCCACCCGATGA
- a CDS encoding carbohydrate ABC transporter permease encodes MTISDLRNAAADSGAPKAGAAPVVPGKQKPKRTWRSYSVYAGLALIFAYCLAPFYWMIVSSLRRTADIFDNTLLPAPFSLENYTKVFDGSTMFGQALLNSLIVAGTTTLFALVLGVFAAYAISRLNFRFKSVILGVIIATSMFPGISVVVPLLRLFTDIGWINTYQAMIVPNLSFAIPLAVWNLTTFMKQLPFDLEEAAMIDGCTKWQAFRKVLLPLAAPGVFTTAILTFIHSWNEFIIALSMINDPKIQTATVAISKFTGATEFQAPFGEQMAAGVIVTVPLVIMVLIFQRRIVEGLTAGASK; translated from the coding sequence ATGACCATCTCCGACCTCCGCAACGCCGCCGCCGATTCCGGGGCACCCAAGGCGGGTGCCGCCCCCGTCGTCCCCGGAAAGCAGAAGCCCAAGCGCACCTGGCGCTCCTACTCCGTCTACGCCGGCCTGGCCCTGATCTTCGCCTACTGCCTGGCCCCCTTCTACTGGATGATTGTCTCCAGCCTCCGCCGCACCGCCGACATTTTCGACAACACCCTGCTGCCCGCCCCGTTCTCGTTGGAGAACTACACCAAGGTTTTCGACGGCTCCACAATGTTCGGCCAGGCGCTGCTCAACTCGCTGATCGTCGCCGGCACCACCACGTTGTTTGCGCTGGTCCTCGGCGTCTTCGCCGCCTACGCCATCTCCCGGCTGAACTTCCGCTTCAAGTCAGTGATCCTCGGCGTCATCATCGCGACGTCGATGTTCCCCGGTATCTCCGTCGTCGTGCCGCTGCTGCGCCTCTTCACCGACATCGGCTGGATCAACACCTACCAGGCCATGATCGTGCCCAACCTGTCCTTCGCGATCCCGCTGGCGGTCTGGAACCTCACCACCTTCATGAAACAGCTGCCGTTCGACCTTGAAGAGGCCGCGATGATCGACGGCTGCACCAAGTGGCAGGCGTTCCGCAAGGTCCTGCTGCCGCTCGCCGCGCCCGGGGTCTTCACCACCGCGATCCTGACCTTCATCCACAGCTGGAACGAATTCATCATCGCGCTGTCCATGATCAACGACCCCAAGATCCAGACCGCCACGGTCGCGATCTCCAAGTTCACCGGCGCCACCGAATTCCAGGCGCCCTTCGGCGAGCAGATGGCCGCCGGCGTGATCGTCACCGTCCCCCTCGTGATCATGGTGCTGATCTTCCAGCGCCGGATCGTCGAAGGCCTCACCGCGGGTGCCAGCAAATGA